A single region of the Saprospiraceae bacterium genome encodes:
- a CDS encoding N-acetyltransferase yields MKALTLRPETISDKSAIYELVQLAFEQEEESRLVDRLREDESYIPDLSLVAVLEAQIVGYILFTKIVILDDQGVAHPSLALAPMAVLPAYQKQGIGGQLIRKGLASAKDLGYTSVIVLGHQDYYPRFGFAPAEKWNIQTHYEVPSEYFMALELKPNGLAGVSGMVKYAKPFEML; encoded by the coding sequence ATGAAAGCACTAACCCTACGCCCCGAAACGATTAGCGATAAATCTGCAATATATGAATTGGTTCAACTCGCCTTCGAGCAGGAAGAGGAAAGTAGGTTGGTTGATCGATTGAGGGAAGATGAAAGCTATATACCTGATCTCAGCCTAGTAGCCGTTCTTGAAGCGCAAATTGTAGGCTATATCCTTTTCACAAAAATTGTCATTCTAGATGATCAGGGCGTAGCACATCCTAGCTTAGCACTCGCCCCTATGGCCGTCTTACCTGCCTACCAAAAACAAGGCATTGGAGGGCAACTGATTCGAAAGGGCCTTGCTTCAGCGAAGGATTTAGGCTATACTTCTGTGATCGTTTTGGGCCATCAAGACTATTACCCTCGCTTTGGCTTTGCCCCAGCAGAAAAATGGAATATTCAGACGCACTATGAGGTACCATCTGAATATTTCATGGCCCTTGAATTGAAACCGAATGGTTTGGCGGGTGTTTCGGGAATGGTGAAATATGCCAAGCCTTTTGAGATGCTATAA
- a CDS encoding DUF1330 domain-containing protein, producing the protein MIYITQLIYIQAGAEKIFQEFEAVAIPIIAKYNGDLLLRIRPNNQTWIEGTMPLPYEVHLVSFASESDFENFKLDEERKKYLHLKEQSIKTMLLIRGEKV; encoded by the coding sequence ATGATCTATATCACTCAATTAATTTACATACAAGCTGGAGCAGAAAAAATCTTTCAAGAGTTTGAAGCGGTAGCCATCCCTATTATTGCCAAATACAATGGAGATTTGCTTTTGAGAATTAGGCCAAATAATCAAACATGGATAGAAGGAACTATGCCCTTACCTTACGAAGTGCATTTGGTCAGCTTTGCATCTGAATCCGATTTCGAAAACTTTAAATTGGATGAAGAGCGAAAAAAATATCTCCACTTAAAAGAGCAGTCCATCAAAACGATGTTGTTGATACGGGGGGAAAAGGTTTAG
- a CDS encoding DUF2306 domain-containing protein, with protein sequence MKTIGKILFVILALGVGAYAFSFLDFKIKGILLNKGELIKNMIYLGAFYAHVTGGGMALIVGSFQFFPTFRNKYLSLHRNLGKIYVLACLFGGISGLGIAFFANEGPIAQIGFTLLALFWLFTTAQAYFNIRQKNIQAHKEWMLRSYAITFAAVSLRLQLPLYLIFAELDFTTAYRIVAWSCWVPNLLLIEWIIQKQVAPTTSLFTFLANAKVE encoded by the coding sequence ATGAAAACAATCGGAAAAATCCTTTTTGTCATCCTCGCCCTTGGGGTTGGAGCTTATGCCTTTAGTTTTTTAGATTTCAAGATCAAAGGCATTTTATTGAACAAGGGAGAATTAATCAAAAATATGATTTATCTGGGCGCATTTTACGCTCATGTAACGGGTGGTGGAATGGCCTTAATCGTAGGCTCCTTTCAGTTTTTCCCAACGTTCAGAAATAAATACCTTTCGCTTCATCGAAATCTTGGCAAAATATATGTTCTAGCCTGTTTATTTGGTGGGATCAGTGGCTTGGGGATAGCCTTTTTTGCTAATGAAGGGCCTATTGCTCAAATTGGATTTACCCTACTTGCGCTCTTTTGGTTATTTACAACTGCTCAAGCTTATTTCAACATCCGTCAAAAAAACATTCAGGCGCACAAAGAGTGGATGCTACGTAGCTATGCCATTACTTTTGCAGCGGTTAGCTTGCGTCTTCAGCTCCCGCTTTACCTTATTTTTGCTGAACTCGATTTCACTACGGCCTATCGTATAGTAGCCTGGTCTTGCTGGGTTCCAAATCTACTACTTATAGAATGGATCATTCAAAAACAAGTTGCACCTACCACCAGCTTGTTTACCTTCTTAGCCAATGCAAAAGTTGAGTAA
- a CDS encoding DUF4202 domain-containing protein: MIKNQRRFEATIQLFDKANSADPNQEQWENQWFPKELLYAQRMTEWLNRVYPDASEALQLAARSQHICRWESPRHAYPMNKAGYHQWRRELQDFHANKAGELMLQAGYEPDTIQRVKDFLHKKNLKLDPECQQLEDVICLVFLAYYFAEFAAKHTDDKVIDILQKTWKKMTPKGQAEAMKIQLPAKAKLLLQRALA; encoded by the coding sequence ATGATCAAGAACCAACGACGTTTCGAAGCAACTATCCAGCTTTTTGATAAAGCCAATAGCGCTGACCCAAATCAAGAACAGTGGGAAAACCAATGGTTCCCAAAGGAGCTGCTTTATGCGCAAAGGATGACGGAATGGTTGAATCGAGTATACCCTGATGCCTCTGAAGCCTTGCAATTAGCAGCCAGGTCTCAGCACATTTGCCGATGGGAAAGCCCCCGCCACGCCTATCCAATGAACAAAGCTGGTTATCATCAGTGGCGGCGAGAATTACAAGATTTTCATGCAAATAAAGCAGGTGAATTGATGCTCCAGGCGGGATACGAGCCTGATACGATACAAAGGGTAAAAGATTTTTTGCACAAAAAAAACTTAAAGTTAGACCCTGAATGTCAGCAATTGGAGGATGTCATTTGCCTGGTTTTCCTGGCCTATTATTTCGCCGAATTCGCGGCCAAACATACAGACGATAAAGTCATTGATATCTTGCAAAAAACATGGAAAAAAATGACGCCGAAGGGTCAGGCCGAAGCCATGAAGATTCAATTGCCTGCCAAGGCCAAATTGCTATTACAACGAGCACTGGCTTAA
- a CDS encoding FdhF/YdeP family oxidoreductase yields MAITNEEEVKLAETGQPPVTLTGLKLGKAKEKSAGLPAISAAVQQANKYMGISNARHTMAAVNQKGGFDCPGCAWPDPDDDRSKLGEYCENGIKAISEEASKKRITADFFANHSVAEMRSWSDFEIGKKGRLTEPMFLRKGATHYEPISWEKAFAITAEHLNGLQSPHEAIFYTSGRTSNEAAFLYQLFVREYGTNNLPDCSNMCHESSGKGLTATLGIGKGSVTLADIYEAEVVIVMGQNPGTNHPRMLSALERCKENGGKIISINPLPEAGLINFVNPQRPSKILRGGTDLTDLFLQVKINGDVALLKAIMLLLWYQEKSNPGSAFDFDFIVAKTEGYEGFLEDLKQYDFNTLAEASGVARDKIKEAVELIRRHNKIIVCWAMGLTQHENGVANIQEIVNLLLLKGAIGKPGAGTCPVRGHSNVQGDRTVGIWESPPAAFLDKLEATFGFKAPREHGYSVIDAIKAMHDGRAKVFFAMGGNFISATPDTAYTAEALKRCDLTVHVSTKLNRSHLIHGKQALILPCLGRTEKDRQGAVEQFVSVENSMGIVHSSQGVLPPISDQVKSEPAIVANLAKATLGEHSKVNWDQMISHYDHIRDAIEKVIPGFEQYNQHVREPGGFYLPNAARKGEFNTLSGKAKFTINQLPDKSLEEGEYIMMTIRSHDQFNTTIYGLNDRYRGIYNERRVVLMNKNDMAQAELATKSVVNLVGTFKGEVRRATHFLVVPYDIPAGCIATYFPEANVLVPIDSYAKGSKTPSSKWVAVRLEKA; encoded by the coding sequence ATGGCCATTACAAATGAAGAAGAGGTCAAACTAGCCGAAACAGGTCAACCTCCTGTGACGCTGACAGGCCTTAAATTGGGAAAAGCAAAAGAAAAATCGGCTGGATTACCAGCGATAAGCGCTGCTGTCCAGCAAGCCAATAAGTACATGGGCATTAGTAATGCTCGTCATACAATGGCTGCTGTTAACCAAAAAGGAGGCTTTGATTGCCCGGGTTGCGCCTGGCCCGACCCTGATGATGATCGTTCAAAACTGGGTGAATACTGTGAAAATGGTATCAAAGCTATTTCAGAAGAAGCCAGTAAAAAGCGAATTACTGCTGATTTTTTTGCCAACCACAGTGTCGCCGAAATGCGATCCTGGTCTGATTTTGAGATTGGAAAAAAAGGGCGCTTAACCGAGCCTATGTTCCTGCGCAAAGGTGCTACACATTATGAACCTATCAGCTGGGAAAAAGCCTTTGCCATTACGGCTGAACATTTAAATGGCCTACAATCACCTCATGAAGCCATTTTTTACACCTCTGGTCGAACCAGTAATGAAGCTGCTTTTTTATACCAATTATTTGTACGAGAATATGGGACAAATAACCTGCCCGATTGTTCCAATATGTGCCATGAGTCGAGTGGCAAAGGGTTAACTGCTACCCTGGGTATTGGCAAAGGTTCGGTGACGCTGGCCGATATTTATGAGGCAGAAGTTGTGATTGTAATGGGGCAAAATCCTGGGACAAATCACCCTCGTATGTTGTCAGCCCTTGAAAGGTGCAAAGAAAATGGTGGTAAAATTATAAGTATCAATCCGCTGCCAGAAGCAGGCCTGATTAATTTTGTCAATCCTCAACGCCCGAGCAAGATCTTGAGGGGTGGCACCGACTTGACTGATTTGTTTTTGCAGGTGAAAATAAATGGTGATGTCGCCCTTTTAAAAGCCATCATGTTATTGCTATGGTATCAAGAAAAAAGCAATCCCGGTTCTGCTTTTGACTTTGATTTTATCGTAGCAAAAACGGAAGGTTATGAAGGCTTTCTGGAGGATTTGAAGCAATATGATTTCAACACCCTCGCTGAAGCCAGTGGCGTTGCGCGTGATAAGATAAAAGAAGCCGTTGAATTGATTCGCCGCCACAACAAAATTATTGTTTGTTGGGCAATGGGCCTTACGCAACATGAGAATGGGGTGGCCAACATTCAGGAAATTGTCAATTTACTATTGCTAAAAGGGGCCATCGGGAAGCCAGGTGCGGGAACTTGCCCGGTAAGGGGTCATAGCAATGTACAGGGAGATCGTACCGTTGGGATCTGGGAATCACCACCAGCCGCGTTTCTCGATAAACTGGAGGCTACCTTTGGTTTTAAGGCGCCAAGAGAACATGGGTATTCCGTTATTGATGCCATAAAAGCCATGCACGACGGTCGGGCAAAGGTCTTTTTTGCCATGGGCGGCAATTTTATTTCAGCTACGCCGGATACGGCCTATACGGCCGAAGCCTTGAAACGCTGTGACTTGACCGTACATGTTTCAACTAAACTCAATAGGAGTCACCTTATTCATGGAAAACAGGCCCTTATTCTCCCCTGCTTGGGTCGAACCGAAAAAGATCGTCAGGGAGCCGTTGAGCAGTTTGTCAGCGTGGAAAATTCTATGGGCATCGTCCACTCCTCACAGGGCGTATTGCCGCCTATTTCTGACCAGGTAAAAAGCGAACCGGCCATAGTAGCAAATCTGGCAAAAGCAACGCTGGGTGAACACAGCAAAGTGAATTGGGATCAGATGATTAGTCATTATGATCATATCAGGGATGCCATCGAAAAGGTCATTCCTGGCTTTGAACAATACAATCAGCACGTCAGGGAGCCTGGTGGCTTCTATTTGCCGAATGCTGCCCGCAAAGGAGAATTCAATACCCTAAGCGGTAAAGCCAAGTTTACGATCAATCAGTTACCCGATAAATCATTGGAAGAAGGGGAATATATCATGATGACGATCCGAAGCCACGATCAATTTAATACGACCATTTATGGTCTCAATGACCGTTACCGTGGAATATACAACGAACGCCGGGTTGTTTTAATGAATAAAAATGATATGGCCCAAGCAGAATTAGCCACCAAATCGGTAGTCAATCTAGTGGGTACCTTTAAAGGTGAAGTTAGGCGGGCAACCCATTTTTTAGTTGTACCTTATGACATTCCGGCTGGTTGTATTGCCACTTATTTCCCGGAAGCCAATGTATTGGTTCCCATTGACTCCTATGCTAAAGGCAGTAAGACGCCCAGTTCAAAGTGGGTTGCTGTACGCCTGGAGAAAGCATAA
- the moaC gene encoding cyclic pyranopterin monophosphate synthase MoaC — MSDQFTHLDAAGNPNMVDVGEKKTSRRTARARSIVVLDDVILAQFEQEEIHTKKGPVFQTAILAGIMAAKKTGELIPLCHPLGLDNCHIAIHLNEQREVVIDCTASLTAKTGVEMEALVGASIAALTIYDMCKAFSHHIVIKETMLMEKTGGKRDFKRE, encoded by the coding sequence ATGTCTGATCAATTTACCCATCTAGATGCAGCTGGCAACCCCAACATGGTGGATGTCGGGGAAAAAAAAACAAGTCGCCGCACGGCCAGGGCTCGCAGTATTGTGGTCTTGGATGATGTTATTTTGGCTCAATTTGAACAAGAAGAAATTCATACCAAAAAAGGACCTGTTTTTCAAACCGCTATCCTGGCGGGCATCATGGCTGCTAAAAAAACAGGCGAACTCATCCCGCTTTGTCATCCGCTAGGACTTGATAATTGTCATATTGCTATCCATCTTAATGAACAAAGAGAAGTCGTTATCGATTGCACGGCCAGTCTTACGGCCAAAACGGGAGTAGAAATGGAAGCCCTGGTTGGTGCTTCCATCGCTGCCCTTACGATCTATGATATGTGCAAAGCTTTTTCACACCACATTGTCATTAAAGAGACCATGCTGATGGAAAAAACGGGTGGAAAACGGGATTTTAAACGGGAATAG
- a CDS encoding FtsX-like permease family protein: MQDQIPKWAMWFIEKTCSPQFLDELQGDLLELFYRDIDEIGIRAAKRRFIWKALLSPRWYRLPQLGQFQFHIMYKSHFKVAFRHALKHKSATTVQALGLILGLAAVFFISLFIKNELTFDHMHENRDSLYRVLRFDPTTGERSQGTSSLHGAKLLETYPFLSMARFGNDPVKMGGVKPRLVEDFFWADSNFFDLFTFQFIHGNPASCLREVNSLVITAQLSRQLFGTEDALGRMMPVKVYDGDQEFLMKITGIVQDPPKHSHIQFEALGAMANAEILYKSLVKQWGFSWVRTYIQVPDDRIGEVEAGIPNLIRKYLGESPSPRFGITFQPFSDVYLHSQDIPRNTFRGSIRNIQIFGAIGFLILIISLMNYVNLATARAITRVKEIGIRKTLGSRKAGIVGQFIIESILFSLVSGLVALFLVFMGIPRLNALFDLDLSFSVIPWTDWVILFLLLVFLGVVAGLLPSLVMARIPVLGDAKSPIQFKISEWSMTRKFFVGVQYVVTMVLLVSTFVIYKQYIYLKHFDLGFDASQLLHVAVDDRVLQEKLTVLKERMIQLSGVVGVTATGEDLPSKLNNSWDLEWNGSDVREPKVIDIIGVDQEYFDVLGIDFKAGRNFNQGFEVDSARSVILNSQAQSLIGQETLVGQQITIGGADRKVIGVVENHHNTTLHSQISPLAYFIFPPGHRVSPDNLLIKIETGKLTTLLHQMEAVWGEFSSDPFRYNFVDEAFATAYSVEQRFSALIGFFTIIAIVISMVGLFGLVSFIVQLKRKEISIRRILGATQLNLIRLLGHDFFVVFLIALVFAIPIALHFINSWLTSYAYHIQVTGFIIIPAVLLSLSISVLVILYHLQRTSRMNPSDVLSSE, encoded by the coding sequence ATGCAAGATCAAATTCCAAAGTGGGCTATGTGGTTTATTGAAAAAACCTGCTCACCTCAATTTCTTGATGAATTACAAGGCGACCTGTTAGAACTTTTTTACCGGGACATTGACGAAATCGGAATTCGGGCAGCTAAGAGGAGGTTTATATGGAAAGCATTGCTGTCTCCACGGTGGTATCGCCTCCCTCAACTTGGCCAATTTCAATTTCATATTATGTATAAGAGTCATTTTAAAGTAGCATTTCGGCATGCATTAAAGCACAAGTCAGCCACAACAGTTCAAGCGCTCGGGCTCATACTAGGGTTAGCTGCGGTCTTTTTTATTAGTCTGTTTATCAAAAATGAATTAACCTTTGACCACATGCATGAAAATAGAGATAGCCTCTATCGAGTGCTTAGGTTTGATCCCACGACGGGAGAACGCAGTCAAGGAACTTCTTCTCTGCATGGCGCCAAGTTGCTTGAAACGTATCCATTTTTATCCATGGCGAGGTTTGGTAATGATCCCGTTAAAATGGGTGGGGTGAAGCCACGGTTAGTGGAAGACTTTTTTTGGGCAGATTCGAATTTTTTCGACCTTTTTACTTTTCAATTTATCCATGGAAACCCTGCTAGTTGTTTGAGGGAAGTGAATAGCTTGGTCATAACAGCGCAATTGAGTAGACAGCTTTTTGGCACAGAGGATGCGTTGGGTCGAATGATGCCGGTCAAGGTGTATGATGGAGATCAGGAATTTTTGATGAAAATCACAGGAATCGTGCAGGATCCACCAAAACATTCACATATACAATTTGAAGCATTGGGGGCTATGGCAAATGCCGAAATCCTTTATAAATCATTGGTGAAACAATGGGGCTTTTCCTGGGTGCGAACGTATATACAAGTTCCTGATGATAGAATCGGAGAAGTTGAAGCAGGCATTCCTAATTTGATTCGCAAATACCTTGGTGAGTCACCTAGCCCTAGGTTTGGTATAACCTTTCAACCCTTCTCTGATGTTTACCTTCACTCCCAAGATATTCCCAGGAATACCTTTAGAGGAAGTATAAGAAATATCCAAATTTTTGGTGCGATTGGTTTTTTGATCCTGATTATCTCGTTGATGAACTATGTTAACCTTGCCACAGCAAGAGCCATAACCAGGGTGAAAGAAATTGGTATCCGAAAAACACTTGGGTCACGGAAGGCTGGTATTGTTGGGCAATTTATTATTGAATCAATATTGTTTAGTTTAGTTAGCGGACTTGTTGCGCTTTTCCTGGTTTTCATGGGAATCCCTCGCCTGAATGCCCTGTTTGACCTGGATTTGTCATTTTCAGTAATCCCCTGGACGGATTGGGTGATACTGTTCTTGTTGCTGGTTTTTTTGGGTGTTGTAGCCGGGTTATTGCCCTCTTTAGTCATGGCTCGAATCCCCGTTCTGGGAGATGCTAAGTCACCAATTCAATTTAAAATAAGTGAATGGTCAATGACGAGAAAGTTCTTTGTAGGAGTTCAGTATGTGGTGACTATGGTATTATTAGTATCTACCTTTGTGATCTATAAACAATACATTTACCTTAAGCATTTTGACTTGGGATTTGATGCCAGTCAACTACTTCATGTAGCAGTTGATGACCGGGTTCTTCAGGAAAAACTAACCGTTTTAAAGGAGAGAATGATCCAATTATCGGGTGTTGTTGGCGTAACAGCCACGGGCGAAGACCTGCCAAGTAAGCTGAATAATTCCTGGGATTTGGAATGGAATGGCTCGGATGTAAGAGAACCCAAGGTTATTGATATTATAGGCGTCGATCAGGAATATTTCGATGTTTTAGGGATAGATTTCAAGGCTGGTCGAAACTTCAATCAGGGTTTCGAGGTAGATTCCGCCCGAAGCGTCATTCTAAACAGTCAAGCGCAATCTTTAATTGGTCAGGAGACCCTGGTGGGGCAACAAATAACCATAGGAGGGGCGGATCGAAAAGTCATCGGGGTAGTAGAAAATCATCATAATACGACCCTACATTCCCAAATATCACCACTTGCTTATTTTATTTTTCCCCCAGGTCATCGAGTTAGCCCCGACAACCTGTTAATCAAAATAGAAACAGGAAAACTTACCACGCTACTCCATCAAATGGAAGCGGTTTGGGGTGAATTTTCTTCGGACCCTTTCCGATATAATTTTGTCGATGAAGCTTTTGCAACGGCCTATAGTGTAGAGCAGCGATTTAGTGCATTGATTGGATTTTTTACCATCATAGCTATTGTCATTTCCATGGTAGGATTATTTGGCCTGGTAAGTTTTATCGTCCAACTCAAGCGGAAAGAAATTAGTATTCGGCGCATACTTGGCGCTACTCAACTTAATTTAATCCGCCTTTTGGGTCATGATTTTTTTGTGGTTTTTTTGATTGCACTGGTTTTTGCCATACCAATAGCCTTGCATTTTATTAATTCCTGGTTGACGAGTTATGCTTACCATATTCAAGTTACAGGATTTATTATTATACCCGCTGTTTTGTTATCCCTAAGTATTTCGGTGTTAGTCATCCTTTACCATTTGCAGCGTACTTCGCGAATGAACCCCAGTGACGTGCTGTCTTCAGAATAA
- a CDS encoding PadR family transcriptional regulator — protein sequence MKGTHLGEFEELILLAVGVLNGDAYGISVMDEIETHTDRKVSISTIHATLYRLEMKGFIESYTGGASATRGGRSKRLYRINMAGHKALEKVRLQREKLWNLMPKTAF from the coding sequence ATGAAAGGAACCCATCTTGGAGAGTTTGAAGAATTAATTTTATTGGCAGTAGGTGTACTAAATGGTGATGCTTATGGCATTTCGGTAATGGATGAAATAGAAACGCATACAGATCGAAAGGTAAGCATAAGCACTATTCATGCTACACTTTACAGGCTGGAAATGAAAGGGTTTATTGAATCCTACACAGGCGGTGCTTCGGCTACTCGAGGCGGAAGAAGCAAACGACTATATCGGATAAATATGGCTGGGCATAAAGCACTAGAGAAAGTTCGTTTGCAGCGCGAAAAACTATGGAATCTAATGCCTAAAACCGCTTTTTGA
- a CDS encoding glucosaminidase domain-containing protein produces MKKKIHQIKIALIHRLDKNWQWLQLFIKQYWFRACLLAVVLYLTIRKDININVQLDTIPQISQNAVSTSFATPVSYHKEKPKVKPSVSQPMNVSLLSKKEEKGKIEVATVLVKEKKAPSTDPNLANTFSNITHEEDESAAKRAAKRKKQLTYVQRFTKVAQTEMDKFGIPASITLAQGLLESNVGASRLATQNNNHFGIKCFSKSCKKGHCSNFTDDSHKDFFRKYKNAWESYRAHSQLLSADRYAKLYKLGKKDYKGWAHGLKKAGYATDPNYAEKIIALIEDLKLHQHDK; encoded by the coding sequence ATGAAAAAAAAGATACACCAAATCAAAATCGCGCTCATTCATCGCCTAGATAAAAACTGGCAATGGCTTCAATTATTCATCAAGCAGTACTGGTTTAGGGCTTGTTTGTTAGCTGTAGTCCTTTATTTAACGATTCGAAAGGACATAAACATTAATGTTCAATTAGACACTATTCCTCAAATATCACAAAATGCAGTTTCTACTTCTTTTGCTACTCCTGTAAGCTATCACAAAGAAAAGCCAAAAGTGAAGCCCAGCGTTAGCCAACCCATGAATGTTTCTCTTTTATCCAAAAAGGAAGAAAAAGGGAAAATCGAAGTTGCTACTGTACTGGTTAAAGAGAAGAAAGCCCCTTCTACGGATCCCAATCTGGCCAACACTTTTTCAAATATAACGCACGAGGAAGATGAATCGGCTGCCAAGCGTGCAGCAAAACGCAAAAAGCAATTGACATACGTCCAGCGTTTTACTAAAGTTGCACAAACTGAAATGGATAAATTCGGCATACCTGCCAGCATAACCTTAGCCCAAGGGCTTTTAGAAAGCAATGTTGGCGCTAGCCGATTAGCAACACAAAACAATAACCATTTTGGTATAAAATGTTTCTCTAAATCCTGCAAAAAAGGACATTGCTCTAATTTTACTGACGATTCTCACAAAGATTTTTTTCGCAAGTACAAAAATGCCTGGGAAAGCTATCGTGCGCATAGTCAACTGCTAAGCGCCGACCGTTATGCCAAGCTGTATAAATTAGGAAAAAAAGATTACAAAGGATGGGCACATGGCTTGAAAAAAGCGGGTTATGCCACTGACCCTAATTATGCGGAAAAAATAATCGCCCTGATTGAAGATTTGAAGTTGCACCAACATGATAAATAA
- a CDS encoding OmpH family outer membrane protein has translation MKKVFFLLAFLSLGFISAQAQQKYGHLNFNGLMAQMSETKAADSQLEAYQKQLVAKGEGMAKTFQDKVAAFYKEVQDGGLPPKAQQEKEAALSKERDDILKYEQEVQQKLTEKRQELLKPIVEKAQKAIEEYAKANGYAMIFDTSVFNALLFAKDSDDLMPAIKAKLGIN, from the coding sequence ATGAAGAAGGTATTTTTCTTATTGGCATTTTTAAGTCTAGGCTTTATCAGCGCTCAGGCACAACAAAAATATGGGCATTTAAATTTTAATGGCCTAATGGCACAAATGTCGGAAACAAAAGCGGCAGATTCTCAGTTAGAGGCATATCAAAAGCAATTAGTAGCTAAGGGAGAAGGAATGGCTAAAACCTTTCAAGATAAAGTAGCAGCCTTCTATAAGGAGGTACAGGATGGTGGTTTGCCACCAAAAGCACAACAGGAAAAAGAAGCTGCCTTGAGCAAAGAGCGTGATGATATTCTTAAATATGAGCAAGAGGTGCAGCAAAAGCTTACGGAAAAACGACAGGAATTGCTAAAACCCATCGTTGAAAAAGCGCAAAAAGCCATTGAGGAATATGCAAAAGCAAATGGCTATGCCATGATTTTCGACACTAGCGTATTTAATGCACTTTTATTTGCAAAGGATAGCGATGATTTGATGCCAGCTATAAAAGCAAAGTTGGGGATAAATTAA
- a CDS encoding site-2 protease family protein, whose protein sequence is MHTSLKIATIWGIPIRLHWTFVLVLGWLLYLGIPSRHLFQGGRAFWLFISVFSVFFCILMHELGHAFMAKRYGVRTLQIMLSPIGGQAILERMPKQPMKELMVALAGPLVNIFLGLLATPFLWLVPPQQLAHLPHFILNPNGNTFLRLADDERFIIGFVVLNFLVAIFNLLPAFPLDGGRILRSLLSLRMNKLGATRIATFLGQGFAGVIVVFSLSNYNWLMAVIGLFIFISASMEYRYVKLDSRLHAFSGKDILRARFTKLCLHDPLSEVLKSWKEGSEKNFLVFDQEQTLKGVLTSPTLMENKEKGAGRIVEELTSSHYEKVSSSDRLVDIIRVMQENDYEIIPVYEEGELVGVVDWNDVEHFIRIQKEQIG, encoded by the coding sequence ATGCATACTTCTCTAAAAATAGCTACGATCTGGGGTATTCCTATCCGACTCCACTGGACTTTTGTCTTGGTCCTGGGGTGGCTACTCTATTTGGGGATTCCCAGTCGTCATCTTTTTCAAGGTGGTCGGGCATTTTGGCTCTTTATTTCCGTGTTTTCCGTTTTTTTTTGCATACTAATGCATGAATTGGGCCATGCATTCATGGCGAAACGCTATGGCGTTCGCACCCTTCAAATTATGCTTTCGCCAATAGGAGGCCAAGCTATCCTGGAACGAATGCCTAAGCAACCCATGAAAGAGCTAATGGTCGCACTGGCTGGCCCCTTGGTCAATATTTTTCTTGGACTTTTAGCCACACCTTTTTTATGGTTGGTACCGCCACAACAGTTGGCTCATCTACCTCATTTTATTCTCAATCCAAATGGAAATACCTTTCTAAGACTGGCCGATGACGAACGATTTATCATAGGATTTGTGGTGCTTAACTTTTTAGTAGCCATATTTAACCTTCTCCCCGCCTTCCCATTAGATGGTGGCCGAATTTTAAGATCTCTGTTAAGTTTAAGAATGAATAAATTAGGTGCGACTCGCATTGCTACCTTTCTTGGTCAGGGATTTGCGGGTGTCATTGTGGTTTTTAGCCTATCGAATTATAATTGGTTGATGGCCGTCATTGGTCTTTTTATCTTCATTAGCGCGAGCATGGAGTATCGATATGTTAAACTTGATAGTCGTCTCCATGCTTTTAGTGGAAAAGATATTCTTCGGGCAAGGTTTACGAAATTATGCCTCCATGATCCGCTGTCAGAGGTACTTAAGTCCTGGAAGGAAGGATCCGAAAAAAACTTTTTGGTTTTTGATCAGGAGCAAACGCTTAAAGGGGTTTTAACGTCTCCAACCTTGATGGAAAATAAAGAAAAGGGTGCTGGTAGAATCGTAGAAGAGTTGACCTCCAGCCATTATGAAAAGGTATCATCATCTGATAGGCTGGTGGACATTATTCGGGTGATGCAGGAAAATGATTATGAAATAATTCCTGTCTACGAGGAAGGCGAATTAGTTGGTGTGGTGGATTGGAATGACGTGGAGCACTTTATCCGAATTCAAAAAGAGCAAATCGGATGA